The Montipora capricornis isolate CH-2021 chromosome 6, ASM3666992v2, whole genome shotgun sequence genome has a window encoding:
- the LOC138054341 gene encoding minichromosome maintenance domain-containing protein 2-like, with protein MAIEINQILSPSVQKAGCIPLATGGVCLIPNVSVLKKDLKDKLQNVLEKSSLTVNVPEKYWVSQGQQLLLPLACSVWACAEPVDKTHQSQDCPALPRSLMDQFSIVLNSSGLKQHLDKAEDILAQEILRKATEIADGEVPFYISDEEFSQFLLHAANSKAKLTGAAQDLIQGYYLASRRTKNSHMTSGLADFPVSAVRTLTSLATAHAKLSLHPEVFEEDAVAAIALYEHSFKWKYGYSGLGVLDPPRLGSDASEFFGPKNETRMREFQGRIQRFCPTFQDARSTFLRAFHEE; from the exons ATGGCAATTGAAATAAATCAGATTCTTTCCCCTTCTGTGCAAAAAG CTGGGTGTATTCCGTTGGCGACAGGCGGCGTTTGTTTAATTCCTAATGTATCTGTGTTAAAGAAGGATCttaaggacaaacttcaaaatg TCTTGGAGAAGTCATCGCTAACAGTAAACGTTCCAGAAAAGTATTGGGTCAGCCAAGGCCAGCAGCTGCTTTTACCCTTGGCTTGTAGCGTGTGGGCATGCGCTGAACCAGTTGATAAAACCCATCAGTCGCAG GATTGTCCAGCATTGCCGCGATCCCTCATGGA CcagttttccattgttttaaacTCGAGTGGCTTGAAGCAACATCTAGACAAAGCTGAAGATATCTTGGCTCAAGAGATATTAAGGAAAGCTACGGAAATTGCCGACGGTGAAGTACCATTTTACATTAGTGATGAAGAATTTAGCCAG TTTCTTCTCCACGCTGCAAATTCCAAAGCAAAACTAACAGGCGCTGCTCAAGATCTCATACAAGGATATTACCTGGCGAGTAGACGGACCAAAAACTCACACATGACAAGTGGTTTGGCAGATTTTCCAGTGTCTGCAGTACGAACTCT GACAAGTCTTGCCACTGCGCATGCCAAGCTATCACTTCATCCAGAG GTCTTTGAAGAAGATGCCGTTGCAGCAATCGCGTTGTACGAGCACTCTTTCAAATGGAAATACG GGTATTCAGGTCTTGGTGTTTTAGACCCTCCCCGTTTGGGTTCCGATGCCTCTGAATTCTTCGGTCCGAAG AATGAAACAAGAATGCGAGAATTCCAGGGGAGAATACAACGCTTTTGCCCGACCTTCCAAGATGCTCGTTCTACATTTCTGAGAGCGTTTCACGAAGAATGA
- the LOC138050785 gene encoding histidine N-acetyltransferase-like encodes MKEIVIRKAVASDFEAVLEMSEGIYDGHDYFPCVFHQWLKKPNRVIFIALYGDKAIGLRAIHIVDDGRTFISQGLRIHPRFRGLGLSPRLIEAIHGYIRSKYPNVCRERFTTKSDNIERLALQKKYGDTSLFERDILAYYVCKDTLKTQTLNDVAKNFDLTIIPCTRSFLYDSILDDSVANLFPGRTIIVDWEPFQALRSNIDFIFEVGDCLFSDRDVSDCSRGRQLPKSFSHGRFSPRVKHMHWVTSIYAEDPVMFQVHVVRQLKSACRQIQGDFIFSTFHKQSHRKWGKKLLEERIGLKSVEFFKNFGLMLFEREFVK; translated from the coding sequence ATGAAGGAAATAGTAATTCGCAAAGCTGTTGCCAGTGATTTTGAAGCTGTGTTAGAAATGTCGGAAGGCATTTACGATGGACACGATTACTTTCCCTGTGTTTTCCATCAGTGGCTAAAGAAACCGAACCGCGTAATTTTTATCGCCCTGTACGGGGACAAGGCTATCGGCCTGAGAGCTATTCATATTGTAGATGATGGTAGAACATTTATCAGTCAGGGTCTGCGTATTCATCCCAGATTCCGAGGGTTAGGATTAAGTCCTCGGTTGATCGAAGCTATTCACGGCTACATACGAAGCAAGTATCCGAATGTTTGCCGAGAACGTTTCACGACGAAATCCGACAATATCGAGCGACTTGCTCTCCAAAAGAAGTATGGTGACACCAGCTTGTTTGAGAGGGATATTTTGGCTTATTACGTCTGCAAAGACACTTTGAAGACACAGACGTTGAATGACGTAGCGAAGAACTTCGACTTGACGATCATACCTTGCACAAGAAGCTTCCTCTACGATTCCATTCTCGACGACTCTGTTGCAAACTTGTTTCCTGGTCGTACCATAATCGTAGACTGGGAACCCTTCCAGGCCCTCCGATCAAACATCGATTTCATTTTTGAAGTCGGTGACTGCCTGTTCTCGGATCGAGATGTGTCCGACTGCTCCAGGGGTCGTCAGTTACCGAAGTCATTTTCTCACGGTCGGTTTTCTCCCCGAGTTAAGCATATGCACTGGGTTACGTCTATTTATGCAGAGGATCCTGTAATGTTCCAAGTTCATGTTGTACGGCAACTGAAGAGTGCTTGCCGACAAATACAAGGTGATTTCATCTTCTCTACTTTTCACAAGCAAAGTCACAGGAAGTGGGGAAAGAAGCTTCTGGAGGAAAGGATAGGATTAAAGTCTGTggaatttttcaaaaactttggATTGATGTTGTTCGAAAGGGAGTTTGTAAAATGA